A segment of the Entelurus aequoreus isolate RoL-2023_Sb linkage group LG23, RoL_Eaeq_v1.1, whole genome shotgun sequence genome:
GCTTTCATGATATAGTATCCATCCACCTGCCCGACAAGGTCGAATCATGGCTGCTGCAGAAGATATAATTGATTCTTTGGTACGACAAGGagtaagaaagtaaaaaaaaaaaaaatgcagcgcAACGGCGGCGGACTTGGAGCCGGTGGGCAGCCTTGGGTGTTAAGGCGTGTGCGTCTTACCTGGCTCAGTTTCATGCTCTTCTTTATCCTGGTTTTCTTCCCGCTCATTGCTCACTACTACCTCACGACCATCGATGAAGCCGGGAGTCCAGATAAGCGTATCTTCGGGCCCCGGCCCGGTGGCGAATTGTGCGAGGCCAAACACGTGCAAGACCTGTGCCGCATACGTGAGTCTGTCAGTGAAGAGCTGCTACAGCTGGAGGCCAAGCGACAGGAGCTCAACGGTGAGATCGCCAGGCTCAACCTGCGCATTGAGGCTTGCAAGCGCAGCATTGACAGTGCCAAGCAGGACCTCCTGCAACTGAAGAATGTCATCAGCCAGACAGAGCATTCCTATAAAGAACTAATGGCCCAGAATCAGCCGAAGCTTTCTCTGCCTGTCAGGTTGCTTCCTGACAAAGAAGACCCAGGACTCCCACCACCGAAATCCGCCCGCTCTTGCCGCCTACACACCTGTTTCGACTATGCCCGCTGCCCCCTCACATCTGGATATCCTGTGTATGTGTATGATGTGGGGTCCTATCCATGGGGGGAGCATATTGACCCACTGGTTAAGCAGGCTTTTGCAGTGTCTGTCAAGAGCAATATTTATGTAACACATAACCCCACCATTGCCTGTCTGTATTTGGTGCTGGTTGGGGAGCTACAGGAGTCTCCCACATCCCCACCTCCTAATCCTCTAGATTTAGAGAAACAACTAAAAGCTCTTCCTTACTGGAGATCAGATGGGCACAATCATTTACTTGTGCATCTTTCAAGAAAGTCCACAACACAGAATTTTTTGTATAATGTAAGCACAGGGCGGGCATCAGTTGCTCAGTCCACTTACCTGGAGCAGCAGTACCGTGAAGGCTTCGACTTGGTTGTGTCCCCACTGGTGCATGCCCTCTCGGAACCCAACTTTTTGGAAGTGCCTCATCAGGTACCAGTGAAAAGAAAATATCTCTTCACATTCCAAGGAGAGAGGGTAGAGTCACTGAGGAGCCGCTTGCAGGAAACTCATCCTCAGTCGTTTGAGGAAGACATGGAAGGAAATCCACCAGCTGACTACGACGATCGTATCATCGGCACCTTAAAAGCAGTACAGGATAGCCATTTAGACCAGGTGCTTATAGAGTTCACCTGTAAAATCCCTAAGCCCAGTTTGCCAACTGAATGGTCTCTTTGTGGGGAGCGAGAAGACAGACTAGAGGTACTGAAGACATCTACTTTTGCTTTGGTGATTGCACCGGGCGATGGTCAGCTGGTAGCCTCAGCAGGCTGTGGAATGAGGCTTTTTGAAGCTTTAGAGGTAGGGGCCATCCCCGTAGTGCTAGGAGACCACTCTAAACTACCCTATCACCAGTTTATTCGATGGAGCGAAGCAGCCATTATGGTGCCCAAGCCTCGTGTGACAGAGTTACACTTCCTGCTGCGGAGCCTATCAGACAATGATATGTTAGCTATGAGACGACAGGGACGCTTTCTGTGGGAGACCTACTTCTCCACCTCAGAGAACATACTTAATACTATCCTGGCTAGCATTCGTACAAGGATCCAGGTTCCTGCTGCACCCATAAATGAGGAGCCTGCACAAGAGATCCCCCACAAAGCGGGTAAACTTGCTGGGACTGATGCCAACCTTGCAGACAATGGCGATCTTGATTTAGGACCTGTAGAAACGGAGCCACCCTACGCTTCTCCTCGCTTTCTCCGCAACTTCACCTACACCGCCGTGGACATCTACCGAACATGGAACAGTGCTCCCGGCCCCTTTCATTTGTTTCCCCACACTCCCCTGGACCCCGTTCTGCCCTCTGAAGCTAAATTCCTAGGTTCGGGTACTGGTTTCAGGCCCATCGGTGGCGGTACTGGAGGATCCGGGAAGGAGTTCCAGGCAGCTTTAGGAGGGAATGTTCCCAGAGAACAATTCACTGTGGTCATGTTGACATATGAGCGTGAAGAAGTGCTGATGAACTCTTTGGAGAGGTTGAACGGACTGCCATACCTCAACAAGGTGGTGGTGGTGTGGAATTCCCCTAAACCTCCTTCAGATGACCTGCTGTGGCCTGACATTGGGCTACCCATTGTGGTAAGTTTCAGTCTACAAATAAAGATAGCTTCGAATGAATCAGTCTTTAAAATCGATTACCTGTACTGTTGATTCTATCTAGCCTCTAAAGTCAAACAGATTCTGGATGGTTATGCTGGTTAACATTTTTGCACAAATTTGAAAAATGTCGAGTGAATTCATTTGTTCTCGGCTCAAACCTGTCGCTTTCTTAAAACTTTCTTGTGTTCCaatgtttttttcaaactgtcaaatactgtatgtctAAAGAAGTTTACAGTTTAGCAGATTTGGTATGGACAATTTAACAAtatgacttagacaaactttattgatccactagggaaattgttccacacagtagctcagttacaaataatggaaagggtaaggatggaaaggataatgcacacaagggcacaaaaagagggcaaaaacaaaaggtataaagtagactaaaaatgtaccatagtagcaatataaaatataacatgtaatatttacatattatgtatacagtatataaaatattctGATATatcattatattatgttatatttttatataatatataagtatatatattataaatataatataataaacatatgaataaatataaaagtaatataatatataaatataatatataagcacaatatttaaagtagttccttattctcttttattatacACAattatttgatcaaaacaaagtcactaGTACGCAATAACTAAATAGAAGCAAAAACTGCTTAATTTAATCCTTTTGTCTTTGCCTTCAAAGTCTTCTTTTGTCCAGGAAAttattccctgaatttgtaaacattaacaagaagtgattttgagaaaaaaaattaaaaatctttGTAATCACTCTAGCAATGATCATGTACTGAtgctacccttggtatcgacgcCACCATTTTATGGATGGTTAATTTtgctgttaatagctgcttactttctgctgtaacgtggtTCCAAATGTACTTATGTTTTGGTGTTGATTCAAGCTAACTTAGCGGCTAGCTTAGATATTAGCATTCCTTTTACTGGTTtgctctcagtgtgtaacatgtttagcctcattcTCAATAGATACTTAAGTTTTTATGCTGCAATTAGAAGTGGTTATTATTAATTTCGGGAATCGGcatcacactgtgtatggagacacacaattagctgctTGTTTGTCAGCCGGGgggctaaaaataaatacactgtaAGCCAGAAGGGATCAGTGTTTTTAATCGGCAATACGCACATACTTGTCAATGAAAATCGTCCAATACTGATCGGTGGCCGAACGATCAGCACATCCCTGGTATAAAGAGATGTTAACCACCATAAATAAATAACACTACTCACCTCTCTCTGAATGGCACAAAATGGAAGGTTTTTAAGCAGCGACTGCCTTTCATATGTTGCAGTAAGTTCCATTGCTGTTTTAGTGGTTATCGCCACAGTTTCCTTTTTGTCATCTCTGGTATCGTTTTGTGGCACTGTCACAAAATACAAAGATCACAAACCTAAGTCTCTCAAGAATTACCGATGTCTCTCATGAAATTGCGCATAGAAAATTCTATTTGAACTTTATATTGAAAAATTTTTGGGGCATTGGACTTTCTCGGCTCCTCTGTATTGCTAAGGGTTTCATACATAAAGGATCAAATGGACATATGATGAGACAAAGAGTTTGAGATAAAAGAGTTAAGAGTAAAGGCTCCTAGTGCCCTACTAATGAACCTAAAACTGAACTGTGCAGGACTTAGACTGCACACATTCAGTCCTGTGCTCCAGTTTGCTAAGCATTCACTAGTGTATTGTTCTTTAACACAGAATACCTAATGTGTCTTATTTGTCAGTATTTGTCAGAGTTGATACAAAGTTTACTGGAATACACTGCATGTATAGCTGTCTGGATTACTGCCTCGCTGGAGCTCAAATTCACCACAGCTTTACTTAAAGGGATCCGAAGGCTGCTTCTAAAAAACTGTTCAAAAAATGAAGCCAGATGTTCTTGACTGGAACAATCTGCTATCTCCTAAGATAAAAGGGAAAATTCAAGTTACGTGACACAGTGCATCAATAAATACTTAATAAAAACTTTAAACGCAATAAGAATGTGGTGCAATAAACAGGGCAGTACTTGTGGGAAAGTCAAATAATTAAAAGCCATTTTTCTCCCCTGTCAGGTTGTCCGCACAGAGAAGAACAGCCTCAATAATCGCTTCCTTCCCTGGGACGTCGTAGAGACTGAGGCCATCCTCTCGATAGATGACGACGCCCATCTGCGTCATGATGAGATCATGTTTGGGTTCAGGTCTGTGAGGGTGATATTTTGCATGACACTCCGGGccagatttactaaaggttttgcGTGTCCTAAAAcaggtgcaaacttgatagcacacgcaaagctgatctgctAAACATGTGCAAAATGGATTGTGTTTGTtaggtgagcagaataaggagtgcAATCAATTTTGGGTATATGTCTTCATTAatttgcaaaatatatgctgatcatcaaaacggccacaatactggtCGAAGAAAATGCAGCACACagtatgtgatttatcaacactcatcaccgttttacgAGCACTGTTTTGAATTGTATTTACAAACTGACACAGTTCCACACACACCTGTGAGAGAGGAGTGCTCGCGCTGCACAGACACACGATGGACAGAAAATCCTCTGTCGtacgtgtgggtgtgtgtgcgtgtgtgtgtgtcaatatgtttggacggtcagaaataaaaatattagaaatattgtctattcagcaacttCCTTTGATGgcatagctgctggatgatttagggacggattaaaacaaattcaattgatgcattttggtgtcatttaatcATTTTGTAATGACGTTAGTAATTTACattctatgtgaaaaaacaaacatatatccTATATGataaaaacttcatgaagtatgcattttttgcgtcttgagcacAATAGTGCAGCATccctcccatgcaccttcagcaGTAAAACAACAAACAGTGGTGTCAATGCACTGCACGGATGCttttaaaatgcccataaaaagtgatagtctcctgcttgtttgaaaacatggCCAAACTCCAGAGGTAAGAGCATGAGTGAGCAATAATGACGGAGTGTCTCCGTTGTGATGCCTCTTATAATACACGCAAAATcatcttttaaaaaaaggaccgcTTTTCACTTGCACATGCTATtctatagattgcacacgctgtttagtgcttggtatttagatcttagtaaatcaggccctcagTGACTGATCTACTGAGATCCTAaataataagctttgcttcttcctactctttttcagaTATGTTGAAATGTGCAAATGTTACCACGTGATGGTCCTTAATGTAACTTGTTAAAaatgtctgaaacaaataaatcataacatAAACAAGTGCTAAATATCGTGGGCAAATtaaaaaattgtgtgtactattagtaggCGTGTTGCGCGTGATCTACTAAAACTGCGTGTGCAgttgtgcaaaagtggtgcagaccacatTATTTACGTAAATTTAAATGGAAACACTAATTTTCCTCCACATTTATGTTAAGTTCGTACCTTTGGCAAGTTGCTATATTTTGAAACATGCCGC
Coding sequences within it:
- the extl3 gene encoding exostosin-like 3; this encodes MQRNGGGLGAGGQPWVLRRVRLTWLSFMLFFILVFFPLIAHYYLTTIDEAGSPDKRIFGPRPGGELCEAKHVQDLCRIRESVSEELLQLEAKRQELNGEIARLNLRIEACKRSIDSAKQDLLQLKNVISQTEHSYKELMAQNQPKLSLPVRLLPDKEDPGLPPPKSARSCRLHTCFDYARCPLTSGYPVYVYDVGSYPWGEHIDPLVKQAFAVSVKSNIYVTHNPTIACLYLVLVGELQESPTSPPPNPLDLEKQLKALPYWRSDGHNHLLVHLSRKSTTQNFLYNVSTGRASVAQSTYLEQQYREGFDLVVSPLVHALSEPNFLEVPHQVPVKRKYLFTFQGERVESLRSRLQETHPQSFEEDMEGNPPADYDDRIIGTLKAVQDSHLDQVLIEFTCKIPKPSLPTEWSLCGEREDRLEVLKTSTFALVIAPGDGQLVASAGCGMRLFEALEVGAIPVVLGDHSKLPYHQFIRWSEAAIMVPKPRVTELHFLLRSLSDNDMLAMRRQGRFLWETYFSTSENILNTILASIRTRIQVPAAPINEEPAQEIPHKAGKLAGTDANLADNGDLDLGPVETEPPYASPRFLRNFTYTAVDIYRTWNSAPGPFHLFPHTPLDPVLPSEAKFLGSGTGFRPIGGGTGGSGKEFQAALGGNVPREQFTVVMLTYEREEVLMNSLERLNGLPYLNKVVVVWNSPKPPSDDLLWPDIGLPIVVVRTEKNSLNNRFLPWDVVETEAILSIDDDAHLRHDEIMFGFRVWREARDRIVGFPGRYHAWDVNHQSWLYNSNYSCELSMVLTGAAFFHKYYAYLYSYVMPQAIRDMVDEYINCEDIAMNFLVSHITRKPPIKVTSRWTFRCPGCPQALSHDDSHFHERHKCINFFVKVYGYMPLLYTQFRVDSVLFKTRLPHDKTKCFKFI